One Paenibacillus sp. FSL W8-0186 genomic window carries:
- a CDS encoding UDP-N-acetylglucosamine 1-carboxyvinyltransferase, translating into MEKLMIHGGRPLRGTVQISGAKNSAIALLPAVILAESEVTLDNLPHLSDVAVYTEILEELGAKVTWTDGKIKIDPSQIRPIPMPNGPVKKLRASYYMMGAMLGRFGEATIGLPGGCNFEPRPIDQHIKGFEALGATVTNEHGSIHLQAKELRGAKIYLDVSSVGATINIMLAAARAKGSTIIENAAKEPEIIDVATLLNSMGASIKGAGTETIRIEGVREMSGCRHSIIPDRIQAGTYMIAAAATRGDMIIDGVIPKHLEALTAKLIEMGVTVEEMDESIRVLGAPRYEHVDVKALVYPGFPTDMQSPMTSLLTQAEGVSVLSDFVYSSRFKHVPELVRMGAKIRVEGRSAIIEGGELNAAKVKATDLRAGAALVIAGLTVKEGVTEVSGVELIDRGYDHLVTNLRALGADVWRQAE; encoded by the coding sequence ATGGAAAAGTTAATGATTCATGGCGGACGCCCGCTCAGGGGGACCGTTCAAATTAGTGGAGCCAAGAACAGCGCGATTGCGCTCCTTCCTGCCGTCATCCTGGCGGAATCGGAAGTAACTCTGGATAATTTGCCGCATCTTAGCGATGTGGCGGTATATACGGAAATATTGGAGGAGCTGGGAGCGAAGGTAACCTGGACGGACGGCAAAATCAAGATCGATCCGAGCCAGATTCGCCCTATTCCGATGCCTAACGGCCCCGTGAAGAAGCTGCGGGCCTCTTATTATATGATGGGTGCCATGCTGGGCAGATTTGGGGAGGCAACGATTGGACTGCCAGGGGGCTGCAACTTCGAGCCACGTCCCATCGACCAGCATATTAAGGGGTTTGAGGCGCTGGGAGCCACGGTTACGAATGAGCACGGCTCCATCCATCTCCAGGCTAAAGAGCTGAGAGGCGCCAAAATATATCTGGATGTGAGCAGCGTTGGTGCTACGATTAACATTATGCTGGCTGCCGCGAGAGCCAAAGGCTCCACGATTATTGAGAATGCGGCGAAAGAGCCTGAAATTATAGATGTTGCCACATTGCTGAACTCGATGGGAGCCAGCATCAAGGGCGCGGGGACCGAGACGATCCGAATTGAAGGGGTTAGGGAGATGAGCGGCTGCCGCCACTCGATTATTCCTGACCGGATTCAGGCGGGTACTTATATGATCGCTGCTGCCGCGACCCGCGGCGATATGATCATCGACGGGGTTATTCCGAAGCACCTTGAGGCGCTTACGGCGAAGTTAATCGAAATGGGTGTTACGGTCGAAGAAATGGACGAGTCCATTCGTGTTCTTGGCGCGCCTCGGTATGAGCATGTTGACGTGAAGGCCCTTGTCTATCCAGGCTTTCCGACGGATATGCAGTCTCCGATGACCAGTCTGCTTACACAGGCGGAAGGGGTCAGTGTATTAAGCGATTTTGTGTATAGCAGCCGGTTCAAGCATGTCCCGGAGCTCGTACGGATGGGCGCGAAGATTCGCGTGGAAGGGCGCTCGGCCATTATCGAGGGCGGTGAGCTGAACGCGGCTAAGGTCAAGGCGACCGACCTGCGGGCAGGGGCGGCGCTCGTCATTGCGGGCCTTACCGTCAAGGAAGGGGTCACGGAAGTATCCGGCGTCGAGTTGATCGACCGCGGGTACGATCATCTTGTGACCAACCTGCGTGCACTCGGTGCCGATGTGTGGCGTCAGGCAGAGTAG
- the rho gene encoding transcription termination factor Rho, whose amino-acid sequence MDLQIADLEEMKLTELYKLAKQYQIPYYGQLKKKELIFAILRAQAEQSGLMFMEGVLEILPEGYGFLRPINYLPSTEDIYISASQIRKFDLRTGDLVSGKCRAPKENERYFGLLQVNAVNGENPAIAAERLHFPALTPLYPQSKLVLETTPNHLSTRIMDVLAPVGLGQRGLIVAPPKAGKTLLLKEIANSISTNHPEIELFVLLIDERPEEVTDMQRSVKGEVIASTFDELPENHIKVAELVLQRALRLVEHKKDVVILLDSITRLARAYNLVVPPSGRTLSGGIDPAAFHRPKRFFGSARNVEEGGSLTILATALVDTGSRMDDIIYEEFKGTGNMELHLDRKLAERRIFPAIDIRRSGTRREEVLLTKEELDTIWSIRKNMNDSYDFVEGFLKKLRDSKTNAEFLASFDTAGNNAASSGSGSSTRRTTRTAAPSGSGSGSSS is encoded by the coding sequence ATGGATTTACAAATCGCTGACTTGGAAGAAATGAAACTGACTGAGCTGTACAAGCTGGCGAAGCAGTATCAGATTCCTTATTACGGCCAGCTTAAGAAGAAAGAACTTATTTTTGCGATCCTGAGGGCTCAGGCAGAACAGAGCGGTCTGATGTTCATGGAAGGCGTCCTGGAGATCTTACCCGAGGGTTACGGCTTCCTCCGCCCGATCAACTATTTGCCCAGCACGGAGGATATTTATATCTCGGCCTCCCAGATCCGGAAATTTGATTTGAGGACAGGTGATCTGGTGTCCGGCAAATGCAGGGCGCCCAAAGAAAATGAACGATACTTCGGACTATTGCAAGTGAATGCCGTTAATGGCGAGAACCCGGCCATCGCAGCAGAGCGTCTGCACTTCCCGGCATTAACACCACTTTATCCGCAAAGCAAGCTCGTGCTTGAAACAACCCCTAACCATTTATCCACTCGCATTATGGATGTTCTAGCCCCTGTTGGACTTGGACAACGCGGTTTGATCGTGGCACCGCCCAAGGCAGGAAAGACGCTGTTGCTAAAGGAAATCGCCAACAGCATTTCTACTAATCATCCCGAGATTGAGCTATTTGTGTTACTTATCGATGAACGCCCGGAGGAAGTTACGGATATGCAGCGTTCGGTAAAGGGGGAAGTGATCGCTTCCACGTTCGATGAGCTGCCTGAGAACCATATCAAGGTGGCTGAGCTTGTGCTGCAGCGCGCGCTACGTTTGGTAGAGCATAAGAAGGATGTTGTTATTCTGCTAGACAGCATAACTCGTCTGGCCAGAGCCTATAACCTGGTCGTTCCGCCTTCAGGCCGTACGCTGAGCGGGGGGATCGATCCCGCGGCCTTCCATCGTCCGAAGCGTTTCTTTGGGTCGGCGCGGAATGTAGAGGAGGGCGGAAGCCTGACCATTTTGGCAACGGCTCTAGTAGATACGGGTTCCCGTATGGATGACATCATTTACGAGGAGTTCAAGGGGACGGGAAACATGGAGCTTCACTTGGATCGGAAGCTAGCGGAGCGCCGGATTTTTCCGGCTATCGATATCCGCCGTTCTGGGACGAGACGCGAAGAAGTGCTCTTGACGAAAGAGGAGCTTGATACGATTTGGTCTATCCGCAAAAATATGAACGACTCCTACGACTTTGTGGAGGGGTTCTTGAAGAAGCTGCGTGACAGCAAGACTAACGCGGAGTTTCTGGCTTCCTTCGACACCGCTGGCAATAACGCAGCTTCGTCAGGCAGTGGAAGCAGCACGCGCCGTACGACCCGTACCGCTGCGCCTTCAGGCTCCGGATCGGGTTCGTCATCTTAA